A DNA window from Synergistota bacterium contains the following coding sequences:
- the csrA gene encoding carbon storage regulator CsrA, protein MLVLSRKINQSIMIGDEIEIKVLEIRGDQVRLGIEAPKRIPVHRKEVYEAIMRENILAAQMAAQVEQKVEESVVKELERLKKKKE, encoded by the coding sequence GTGCTTGTTTTGAGCCGTAAGATAAATCAAAGCATAATGATAGGTGATGAGATAGAAATTAAGGTCCTCGAGATAAGAGGGGATCAGGTTCGCCTTGGTATAGAAGCCCCTAAGAGAATCCCCGTTCATCGGAAGGAAGTTTATGAAGCTATAATGCGAGAGAACATCCTTGCCGCTCAGATGGCTGCTCAGGTTGAGCAAAAAGTGGAAGAAAGTGTTGTGAAAGAGCTTGAGAGATTGAAAAAGAAGAAAGAATGA